One genomic window of Conger conger chromosome 7, fConCon1.1, whole genome shotgun sequence includes the following:
- the LOC133133256 gene encoding LOW QUALITY PROTEIN: glutaredoxin domain-containing cysteine-rich protein 2 (The sequence of the model RefSeq protein was modified relative to this genomic sequence to represent the inferred CDS: substituted 1 base at 1 genomic stop codon), whose translation MAEHARAAGQRKVRFKIASSYSGRVLKHVYEDGQELDSPGEKYPHSFLHGKIPPHLHVEQLCGLQDPGLYPPTGLIAQRINVYRGFRPPAYGGLAGEDAKSPVLDFGKIIIYTSNLRIIRSPPQKGEAGADPLQGREGRGEYAHRQEGGSRSKRRALCXRPPRSVVPQAPDSCPQCGGSGCCPCSLCHGSKLSMLANRFNESIRALRCPACFPDGLQRCQSCAQ comes from the exons ATGGCGGAGCACGCGAGGGCGGCGGGCCAGCGGAAAGTGCGCTTTAAGATCGCCTCCTCCTACAGCGGGAGGGTGCTGAAGCACGTGTACGAGGACGGGCAGGAGCTGGACAGCCCGGGGGAGAAGTACCCGCACAGCTTCCTCCACGGGAAGATCCCCCCCCACCTGCACGTGGAGCAGCTCTGCGGCCTCCAGGACCCCGGCCTCTACCCCCCCACCGGCCTCATCGCCCAGAGGATCAACGTCTACAGGGGCTTCAGGCCCCCCGCTTACGGGGGGCTGGCGGGGGAAGACGCCAAA TCGCCGGTTTTGGACTTTGGGAAAATAATCATCTACACCAGCAACCTGCGGATAATCAGATCCCCCCCGCAGAagggggaggcgggggcggACCCCCTCCAGGGtcgagaggggcggggggagtATGCTCACCGGCAGGAGGGGGGGAGCAGGTCAAAACGGCGAGCCCTGT GCTGACGGCCGCCTCGCTCTGTTGTGCCGCAGGCCCCGGACAGCTGCCCGCAGTGTGGAGGCTCCGGGTGCTGCCCCTGCTCCCTGTGCCACGGCAGCAAGCTGTCCATGCTGGCCAACCGCTTCAACGAGTCCATCCGAGCGCTGCGCTGTCCCGCCTGCTTCCCCGACGGCCTGCAGCGGTGCCAGTCCTGCGCGCAGTAG